The segment AGTGCACATATGAATGTCAATAATAATTTTAACTTGAAATCCATCATCAATGACAATAGTTGTTTTAATGACTTTTTGAAATCATTTGGTTTTGTAACGTCACGTCTATCACGTCTCATAATGAATCACCAATATTATCTAATTGTGAGGATATTATTTCCTGATAAATTTCACATCTGTTTTTCAATTCATCATGTTTTCCCTTATCGACTATCCGGCCATCATTCAATACGATAATTTCATCGGCATCTATTATGCTGCTGATTCTCTGTGATACAATAAGTACTGATGAGTCACCAGTAATCTTTTTTAGGTTATCGTATATTTTCTTTTCGGTTTTAACGTCCAATGCTGAAAAGCAATCGTCAAACAGATAAAAACTATGTTTATTTACTATGCTTCTTGCTATGGATAGCCTTTGCTTTTGTCCTCCTGAGAAATTTGATGCCTGCTGGGCTACGGTCATATCCAAACTGTCGATGAAGTCATCCGCAGAGGATAATTCTATGGCCTTTAACATGTCCTCATCACTGGCATCATTATTTCCAACCATGAGGTTGCTTCTAACTGTACCTGAGAATAGGACGGCACTTTGAGGTGTTAATGCTATTTTTTTTCTAAGTGCGATTAAATCCCAATTCTTTATGTTGACATCATTCAATAGGATTTCTCCACCAGATACATCCTGAAGACGTGGAATAAGGTTTAGAATAGTGGATTTTCCACTTCCGGTACCACCGATGATGGCTGTAAGTTTGCCCGGATGTAACTTGAAGTTAATATCAGACAGTGTCTCCTTTTGGGCATTAGGATAAGTGTAGGATACGTTTTTAAATTCCAAGATGTCTTTTGATTCTTCGGATATGTATTTTCCTGTGGTAATGGATACTTCTTCGACCAATACATCCTCTACCCGATTTGCTGATACCAGAAATCTTGGAAGCATTACGATAAATCCTCCAATCATTATAAATGAGGATATCATCTGTGTTGAATACTGGATGAATGCTATTATATCCCCTGTCAGTAGTGTTCCATTTAATGCCTCAAATGATCCGAAGTATAATATTATGACAATCATCAAATTAAGAATCAGATTCATTGATGGAATCAATATGAATATGCGTCTAAATACACGTAGATTGACATCCAAGTACTGCTGGTTATACTCATCAAATCGTTTATTTTCATAGTCCTGTCGTACAAATGCCTTGATTACCGGTATACCCCATAGTATTTCACGTGAAACTCTGTTTATTTGATCTACAATTTCCTGTGATTTTTTGAAGTATGGTGTTACATTTGTAATTACTATAATCAGCAGTGATGCTACGCTTATAAATGCAACCAGTATTATCCAGGATAAGTCTGATGCCAAACTAAACACCCTGATAATACTACCTACTGCCAATATTGGTGCAAAGAGCAATGTTCTGAACATTATTCCAAGGACGTGCTGTATTTGGTTGATATCATTTGTTGAACGTGTGATAAGTGATGCCTTGGAAAAATCGTTCAATTCATGGTTGGAAAAGGACAGTATCTTTTCAAATATTTTTTCCCTTAAATCCCTGGCATATCCGGATGAGATTATGCTTGAAAGATAGGATACTATTATCGTTGCAATTACTGAAATTGTAAGCATAATCATCATATTAATTCCGGTGGCTGTAATGATATTAAAATCCGTATTTCTTATACCGATATTTACAATATCCGCCGTATAGGAAGGTAATGTCAAATCACAGTAAACCTCTATTATAAGAAAAATCATCATCAGTATAATCATGTGAATCTTGTTTTTCATTACCCGAAATATGTTTTTCATCTTATCACCAGGATTTTTTTTAACGATTATGTATTTTTAAAGACAAATGGTATACTGTCTTATTATGTTGTTGTTAATTAAAATTTTTGAAAAATGAATTATAAAAAAAACTTGTTAAAAAGGATTATTCTAATAATTCTTTAAGATCATTTATATTATCTTGAACATCTTTAAAATTAAAGTCATCCATGTTGTCGGTTAATAAATCTATCTTATCAATAATAATATTTTCAAAAGAATTGCCCTCAAAGACTGTTAAATTAATCAATTCCTTAAAATATTCATATAGAATAGAATTATCAAAAAATGTATTTAATTCTTCATCCAAATCAGCTTCCAGCTGATTGATTAAAATTAATAATTCTTCTTTATTCATGATTAAGTATATTTACTATGATATATATTAATCTTTGTCTTTTGATGATGATTTTTTTGAAAGGGATGCTTGAATCATTTTTAAAAATTACAATTTTTTTTCTCATAACGAGTATTTATGTAAAAAGTGTTTCAAGATGGAGATGATAATCAGAAATGTGATTTACTGATTCAAACATATTGTAAAATATAATTATTATCCGATTTATTGAAGCATTTTTATTTATGTGATTAATTCATTAATCAAGGATGCTATAAATTTTTATTCTATTATATAATACATGACAATTAAAAATTCATTAGCCCGATGGAATTTTGGATGTTTAAACATCATTATGAAGTATAAAATATTAGGTATAATTATATATAATTAAAGTAAATTATATATTAATATAAGATTTTTTTAATTAAAATAGGGTAACATATATAATATTATAATTCTATAGAAATATATAGATAAACCAAAAAAATAATATATGTTGAAGAATTGTAGTATTCATTGGAGGTTGTATTATGAGTCCCGAACCATCATTTACCCAATTGCTTCGTGAAGAAGGATTTATAAAAGGCAGTAATGCAGTTAGTTCAGATAACCAAGAAGATATAGAAAAAGCAGTAGATAATAAAGTAGATGACGTTACTAAAGAGGTTGAAAATACCGTGAAAGAGGAAAAAGCAAAAGTAGAAAAAGAAACTAAAACCGAAGTTTCCAACTCCCTTAAAGCTACCCAACCACAAAGTTCAGGTTTTCCAATCATTCCCGTAATAGTAGTCATCCTTGTTATTTTAATTATAATACTAATAGTAAGTGGTATGCATTAAATTGATATTTTTATCAGTTTAATACATTTTTTTTAAAACAAACTTTTTTTTTAAATTATATTTTTTAGAACAATTAATTCTACCCCGTTTCAATACGATTTGTAATAATAACTATTTTTCAATTAAGACAATTCCAAAAGACCATGATTGTATAATATTTAATCAAAACATAGTTGAGATAATTTTTATAATAATAAAAAATAAACGCCACATAATACAATAAATACTCTTTTTACAGAAATTTATACTTTATTTATTCAAAAAAAGGATATTTAATAATCAATAATAAAAAAAATTAATATAAACACTTAAATTAAAAAATACTTGATTAAAATGAGTTGAAAATGCTCCGACCGGGATTCGAACCCGAGTCTTCGGCTCGAAAGGCCGAAATGATTGGCCGGACTACACTATCGGAGCAATAAAGATACTATATTTTCATAGTACATATTACAGTATGTAACTAATATTATTTATAATTTATGATAAAAAGCCAATTTAAGCAGCCAACTATTAAAAATTAATTATCCAATTATAAAGTATGTTTTATTAGACATTTGACAAAAAGGAATATTGAACTCCGACAATATAAAAATCATAAAATAACATAAAATACTATATAAATCAAAAAATATACCTATAATTATATAAAATCTTCTATATAAACTGGTGATAATAATGATATATGACATGAATGAATTAGACATAAGGGATAATTTGAACTTTATTATTAGATATTGTGATTTTTACATGGATTACTGTCACGATGAAAATCTATCAATAGACGGTGATCTTGCAGGTGAAATACTAGATTCAATATATATAATAGAACACTTATCACAGAAAGACGCTATTGACGAAGACGAGATAAAAAGTCTTTATGAGTCAATAGATGAAATCTATGAAAATCTAATTTCAATAAATGACATAACATTATTTAACAATATCCACTTGGTATTTACACATATAATCAATAAAACAAAAGATAAACTAAAACAGAGATGTATGTCAATTGAATGAAAACATATGTAAATGTTTAATAGTCAAAACATACAAACATTATTAATAGTAATGTTCTCAGGGCGAGGTGCAATTCCTCACCGGTGGTGAAAAAAAGTCCACGAACATGATGAATGTAGATTTGGTGAAAATCCAAAACCGACGGTTAAAGTCCGGATGGAAGAGAATATTGATTAAATCTTTTTTATGCCCTGGTTCATATATATTAAACTATAGGTTGGATACTATAATGAATCATGAAGAAATGTTAAACGGAACTTACAAAGAAAGAGTAGAAACGGCCATCGAAGCTTTACAGAACAATAACGGTGTGATTGTAACGGATGACGAGTCACGTGAAAATGAAGGAGACATA is part of the Methanosphaera sp. BMS genome and harbors:
- a CDS encoding ABC transporter ATP-binding protein; protein product: MKNIFRVMKNKIHMIILMMIFLIIEVYCDLTLPSYTADIVNIGIRNTDFNIITATGINMMIMLTISVIATIIVSYLSSIISSGYARDLREKIFEKILSFSNHELNDFSKASLITRSTNDINQIQHVLGIMFRTLLFAPILAVGSIIRVFSLASDLSWIILVAFISVASLLIIVITNVTPYFKKSQEIVDQINRVSREILWGIPVIKAFVRQDYENKRFDEYNQQYLDVNLRVFRRIFILIPSMNLILNLMIVIILYFGSFEALNGTLLTGDIIAFIQYSTQMISSFIMIGGFIVMLPRFLVSANRVEDVLVEEVSITTGKYISEESKDILEFKNVSYTYPNAQKETLSDINFKLHPGKLTAIIGGTGSGKSTILNLIPRLQDVSGGEILLNDVNIKNWDLIALRKKIALTPQSAVLFSGTVRSNLMVGNNDASDEDMLKAIELSSADDFIDSLDMTVAQQASNFSGGQKQRLSIARSIVNKHSFYLFDDCFSALDVKTEKKIYDNLKKITGDSSVLIVSQRISSIIDADEIIVLNDGRIVDKGKHDELKNRCEIYQEIISSQLDNIGDSL